In a genomic window of Carassius carassius chromosome 43, fCarCar2.1, whole genome shotgun sequence:
- the LOC132124689 gene encoding receptor-type tyrosine-protein phosphatase zeta-like isoform X2, with protein MEALATRCALFLAQIALFSNTDLSEAYGFRSQKKLSENIDWSYAGTLNQNNWAKKYPSCNNAKQSPINIEESLAQVKIQYQKLRLEGWAEKTSESTIIKNDGKTVAIDVGGDFFVSGGGLRSKFKVGRITFHWGLCNASSDGSEHGLNGEKFPLEMQIYCYDADVFSGLDEALSAGGKITALAVLVKISTEDNANYMAIVDAVNSVSRYGKSGPISPFTLQGLLPNSIEKYFIYNGSLTTPPCSETVEWIVFKNTVTISDVQLEMFCEVMTMQQSGYVMLMDYLQNNYREQQEQFMGQVFSSYTGVEEVHTPICSSEPENVQANHHNHTSMLVIWERPRAVYDSSIERYSVTYRPAQGDDESALEYLTDGDQDVGAIIQDLVANTSYKVQVVAVCTNGLYGRVSDQLTVDMPLDDPETDNDSDSFEYDEEEDYHINPFLIRPGTNQLLYPFQTTTTGPRVTTTQRPVHPVFKTRPRTHERRLPVEDSQKTHDHYIPAVYTDKPTVKYTDQPPVHASITTSFVVDVHTIRPDGSSIVAGVSSESDGQSNTFTESPTTVTPETSGTSETIVTPKIGKTLETSVTPETSRNLETSITLEASITPKTSRTLETSVTPETSRTIETSVTLEPSITPKTSRTLETSVTLEASITPKTSRTLETSLTPETSRTLEASITPKTSRTLETSVTPETSRTLEASITPKTSRTLETSVTPETSRTIEASITPKTSRTLETSVTPETSRTLEASITPKTSRTLETSVTPEISRTLEASVTLEASITPKTSSTLETFVISPLLDISKVEEVTQPVTDSHSYGESSVTVAPLPEIPVESTSFTFPPEVPLWPTTASLPFPTTATFSTVLSQTTQPVFNGESALYAPSVSDTLSYVHASPVSPYSLSSVLSEPIPDWDIPYTVSLLVYGGAQSITPSPSYPTLLLTGSVSYLDMEPVSSGDCNDDDGDDDILSGSISGDPQCRSTLPLQTLPEVTASVISMQPSSEHDLFESLSIVSTLSSLAHLQPSVPVSNDYSLKTTTLDSDSFLSGSVKDSRLLTEWVDSSLVALTFSQDSGASTEISLHASSNFLLPSSTSGLSPCRGLLGDPASPVEHHSLLSTSSAGTLLCSDADLVLRTDALLSSLPIYTMPSSDLSISVSATVSSVAQKITGQSQGASVPIRSSTIVPTSTPEFIFIPTPVVPPTVAVSSAPESSSMPTHSADGQLENSASGWALDLDWGQSSASGDESIVPYITTATPTEVPPDETDDGNEEHSSSFYFEGENGTDSESTEFRVTLRPSPSWTLRGGGEEESGSGENLTDNETSSDFSIPERTERDSEEEPVEDASNSSHESRVGLASSKERQKKAVIPLAVVSTLTFLGLIVLIGIFIYWRKCFQTAHFYIEDSTSPRVISSSPLLSPTGEHEPQSVKQFVKHVAELHNTNSFSREFEEVQTCTVDLGTTTDRSSHPDNKNKNRYVNILAYDHSRVRLAPLNDKDGRSGGDYINANYVDGFNKQKTYIAAQGPLKSSTEDFWRMVWEQNVGVIVMITNLLEKGRRKCDQYWPLENQEGYGCFLVTVKSTNVLAYYTQRTFTIRNTSIKKGSQRGHSNERMVIHYHYTQWPDMGVPEYVLPVLSFVYKSSRSQTEHMGPMIVHCSAGVGRTGTYIVLDSMLKQIKAQGTVNIMGFLKHIRTQRNYLIQTEEQYIFTHDALVEAILSQETEVPSSHIHQYVNNLLTPGASCKTQLEKQFKLVCQPNAKQNDYRSALNDCNRTKNRSCSLIPVEKSRVCLSTSAGETSDYINASYVMGYQHSKEFIITQNPLPSTVKDLWRMVWDHNAQVIVSLPDMSSTTEDSEPIIFWPPRDQPISYETFSVSLKGEGHVCLSSEDMLIVQEYILEATQDDFVLEVKHYRAPHWPNPDSPISNVFELINIIQKESCSKDGPMVVHDECGGVTAGTFCALFTLLQQLEAESALNVYMVAKMINLMRPGVFTDMDQYQFLYKAILSLVSTQEDERALQSSDNNGTVPGGVSSAAESLESLV; from the exons GAACTCTAAACCAAAATAACTGGGCAAAGAAATACCCGTCATGCAACAATGCCAAACAATCACCAATAAACATTGAGGAGAGCCTGGCGCAGGTCAAGATTCAATATCAGAAGCTGAGATTAGAGGGATGGGCGGAAAAGACATCAGAGTCCACTATAATAAAGAATGATGGGAAAACAG TGGCCATTGATGTGGGAGGAGATTTTTTTGTGAGTGGAGGGGGTCTCAGGTCCAAGTTTAAGGTGGGACGTATCACTTTCCACTGGGGCCTGTGCAATGCCTCCTCTGACGGGTCGGAGCACGGCCTCAACGGTGAAAAATTCCCCCTGGAG ATGCAGATATACTGTTACGATGCAGATGTTTTCAGTGGCCTCGATGAGGCCCTCAGCGCAGGAGGAAAGATCACAGCGTTGGCCGTGCTGGTTAAG ATAAGCACTGAAGATAATGCAAACTACATGGCCATCGTTGATGCAGTCAACAGTGTCAGCCGTTATG GAAAGAGTGGCCCCATCTCTCCATTCACTCTGCAGGGTCTCCTGCCCAACTCCATAGAGAAGTACTTCATCTATAACGGCTCTCTGACAACCCCACCCTGCTCTGAGACCGTGGAGTGGATCGTCTTCAAAAACACTGTGACCATCTCAGATGTACAG CTGGAGATGTTCTGTGAGGTGATGACCATGCAGCAGTCTGGATATGTCATGCTAATGGACTACCTGCAGAATAACTACAGAGAGCAGCAGGAGCAATTTATGGGACAAGTCTTCTCATCCTACACGGGCGTCGAGGAGGTCCACACTCCTA TTTGTAGTTCCGAGCCTGAGAATGTGCAAGCCAACCATCATAATCACACCAGTATGCTTGTGATCTGGGAGAGGCCACGGGCTGTTTATGATTCAAGCATAGAGAGATACTCAGTCACCTACCGGCCGGCCCAGGGCGATGATGAATCGGCCTTGGAGTACTTGACTGATGGAGACCAGGATGTG GGGGCGATCATTCAAGACCTGGTGGCCAACACTAGTTACAAGGTGCAGGTAGTTGCTGTGTGCACCAATGGTCTGTATGGCAGAGTGAGTGACCAGCTGACCGTGGACATGCCCCTGGATGATCCTG AAACAGACAATGACTCCGACTCGTTTGAGTATGATGAAGAG GAAGACTATCACATCAATCCTTTTTTGATCAGACCTGGCACAAATCAGCTTCTATATCCCTTCCAAACCACTACCACCGGCCCAAGAGTTACTACAACACAGCGCCCGGTCCATCCAGTCTTCAAGACTAGACCAAGGACTCATGAAAGAAGACTCCCGGTAGAAGATTCCCAGAAGACACATGATCATTATATTCCGGCAGTATACACAGATAAACCTACTGTGAAATACACAGACCAACCTCCCGTCCATGCAAGCATAACCACGAGTTTTGTTGTTGATGTACATACCATTAGACCAGATGGCTCTAGCATTGTAGCTGGTGTATCCTCAGAGTCTGATGGCCAAAGCAATACCTTCACAGAGTCTCCAACAACCGTCACCCCTGAAACAAGTGGCACCTCTGAAACAATTGTCACCCCTAAAATAGGCAAAACCCTAGAAACAAGTGTTACCCCTGAAACAAGCAGAAACCTTGAAACAAGTATAACCCTTGAAGCAAGCATTACCCCTAAAACAAGCAGAACCCTTGAAACAAGTGTTACCCCTGAAACAAGCAGAACCATTGAAACAAGTGTAACCCTTGAACCAAGCATTACCCCTAAAACAAGCAGAACCCTTGAAACAAGTGTAACCCTTGAGGCAAGCATTACCCCTAAAACAAGCAGAACCCTTGAAACAAGTCTTACCCCTGAAACAAGCAGAACCCTTGAAGCAAGCATTACCCCTAAAACAAGCAGAACCCTTGAAACAAGTGTTACCCCTGAAACAAGCAGAACCCTTGAAGCAAGCATTACCCCTAAAACAAGCAGAACCCTTGAAACAAGTGTTACCCCTGAAACAAGCAGAACCATTGAAGCAAGCATTACCCCTAAAACAAGCAGAACCCTTGAAACAAGTGTTACCCCTGAAACAAGCAGAACCCTTGAAGCAAGCATTACCCCTAAAACAAGCAGAACCCTTGAAACAAGTGTTACCCCTGAAATAAGCAGAACCCTTGAAGCAAGTGTAACCCTTGAAGCAAGCATTACCCCTAAAACAAGCAGTACCCTTGAAACATTTGTAATCTCACCTTTGTTAGACATTTCTAAGGTTGAGGAAGTGACTCAACCTGTAACTGACTCACACAGCTATGGGGAAAGTTCAGTGACTGTAGCTCCATTGCCTGAAATCCCAGTGGAATCAACTTCCTTTACCTTCCCCCCAGAGGTCCCCCTGTGGCCTACAACTGCTAGTTTGCCTTTTCCAACCACTGCCACTTTCAGCACTGTTCTGTCGCAGACCACCCAGCCGGTGTTTAATGGTGAGAGTGCCTTGTATGCCCCCTCTGTATCTGACACCTTGTCCTACGTGCATGCAAGTCCTGTGTCCCCCTATTCCTTAAGCAGTGTGTTGTCTGAGCCCATCCCTGACTGGGACATCCCGTACACTGTTTCCTTGCTGGTGTATGGTGGTGCACAGTCTATCACCCCTTCCCCTTCCTACCCTACCCTACTCCTCACCGGCTCTGTGTCTTATTTAGACATGGAGCCTGTCTCTAGTGGTGATtgtaatgatgatgatggtgatgatgatattTTATCTGGGTCCATCTCCGGTGACCCTCAGTGTAGAAGTACTCTTCCCCTTCAAACGTTACCAGAGGTGACTGCTTCTGTGATCTCCATGCAGCCAAGCTCTGAACATGACCTCTTTGAGTCCCTCAGTATTGTCTCCACCCTGAGCAGTCTTGCACATCTCCAGCCTTCGGTTCCCGTTTCTAACGACTACTCTCTGAAGACGACAACCCTTGACTCTGACTCTTTTCTCTCAGGTAGTGTTAAGGACTCTAGACTGCTGACAGAATGGGTAGATTCTTCTCTAGTAGCTCTTACATTTAGTCAAGACAGTGGTGCATCTACTGAAATCTCTCTGCATGCCTCTTCTAATTTCCTGTTGCCCTCCTCTACTTCGGGACTGTCCCCATGTAGGGGTCTCTTGGGTGACCCAGCTAGTCCTGTAGAACACCATTCGCTTCTGTCCACCTCTAGTGCCGGTACTCTTCTATGCAGCGACGCAGACTTGGTCCTCCGCACAGATGCTCTTTTGTCTTCTCTTCCCATTTACACCATGCCTTCTAGTGACCTCAGCATTTCTGTTTCAGCCACTGTCAGCAGTGTTGCACAAAAAATAACTGGACAGTCCCAGGGAGCATCTGTTCCCATTAGGTCTTCGACTATTGTGCCAACCTCTACTCCAGAATTCATATTTATACCTACTCCTGTGGTGCCTCCAACTGTTGCAGTTTCCTCTGCTCCAGAATCTAGTTCCATGCCTACACACTCTGCAGATGGACAGCTGGAGAACAGTGCCTCAGGCTGGGCTCTCGACTTAGACTGGGGCCAGAGCTCAGCATCAGGAGATGAGAGTATTGTTCCATACATCACCACTGCCACTCCTACAGAGGTACCTCCTGATGAGACAGATGATGGGAATGAGGAACACTCTTCCTCCTTCTACTTCGAGGGTGAGAATGGCACAGATAGTGAATCTACTGAGTTTAGAGTCACTCTGCGCCCCAGCCCATCCTGGACTCTAAGAGGAGGTGGAGAAGAGGAGAGCGGATCAGGTGAAAACCTCACAGATAACGAGACATCTTCAGACTTCAGTATCCCAGAACGCACTGAGAGGGATTCAGAGGAGGAACCAGTGGAAG ACGCCAGTAACAGTAGTCATGAGTCGCGGGTGGGCCTAGCGAGCAGCAAAGAGCGCCAGAAGAAGGCTGTGATTCCTCTGGCTGTGGTCTCCACCCTCACCTTCCTGGGTCTCATTGTTTTGATTGGCATTTTTATCTACTGGAG GAAATGTTTTCAGACTGCTCATTTCTACATTGAAGACAGCACATCACCCAGGGTTATATCCTCCTCACCATTACTGAGCCCTACAG GTGAACACGAACCCCAGTCAGTAAAACAATTTGTGAAGCACGTGGCTGAGCTTCACAACACCAACTCATTTTCTAGAGAGTTTGAG GAAGTTCAGACATGCACCGTGGACCTCGGAACAACAACAGACCGTTCCAGCCATCCAGACAATAAGAACAAGAACCGATACGTCAACATTTTAGCCT ATGATCACAGCAGAGTGCGACTCGCTCCCCTGAACGACAAAGATGGGAGAAGCGGAGGGGACTATATAAACGCCAACTATGTTGAT GGTTTTAACAAACAGAAAACCTACATTGCAGCACAAGGGCCCTTAAAGTCCAGCACAGAGGATTTCTGGCGGATGGTGTGGGAGCAGAACGTGGGAGTGATTGTTATGATCACAAACCTGCTGGAGAAAGGAAGG AGGAAGTGTGACCAGTACTGGCCTCTGGAGAACCAGGAAGGGTATGGATGTTTTCTGGTTACTGTTAAGAGCACAAACGTCCTCGCTTACTACACCCAGAGAACCTTCACCATCAGAAATACCAGCATAAAGAAG ggtTCTCAGAGAGGTCATAGTAACGAGAGGATGGTAATACATTACCACTACACACAATGGCCTGACATGGGCGTACCGGAGTACGTCTTGCCTGTGCTTTCATTCGTCTACAAGTCCTCTAGATCCCAAACTGAGCACATGGGGCCAATGATTGTACACTGCAG tgctGGAGTGGGCCGAACAGGGACCTACATAGTGTTGGACAGCATGTTAAAACAGATTAAAGCCCAGGGGACAGTCAACATTATGGGATTCCTCAAACACATTCGAACACAACGGAACTATCTAATTCAAACAGAG GAGCAATACATCTTTACCCATGATGCTCTAGTAGAGGCCATTTTGAGTCAAGAGACCGAAGTGCCATCAAGTCATATTCATCAGTATGTTAACAACCTCCTAACTCCAGGAGCCTCATGCAAGACACAACTGGAAAAGCAGTTTAAA CTGGTGTGCCAGCCGAATGCCAAACAGAATGATTACCGCAGTGCCCTGAATGACTGCAACAGAACAAAGAACAGGAGCTGCTCTCTGATTCCTG TGGAGAAATCCAGAGTGTGTCTGTCCACTTCAGCAGGAGAGACGTCAGACTACATCAACGCCTCGTATGTCATG GGTTATCAGCACAGCAAGGAGTTCATCATTACCCAGAATCCTTTGCCCAGCACAGTGAAGGACTTGTGGAGGATGGTGTGGGATCATAACGCCCAAGTTATTGTTTCATTGCCGGACATGAGTAGCACG ACAGAAGACAGCGAGCCAATCATATTCTGGCCACCGAGAGATCAGCCAATCAGCTACGAGACATTCTCTGTGTCATTAAAAGGGGAGGGCCACGTGTGCCTATCCAGTGAAGATATGTTGATAGTGCAGGAGTACATCCTGGAGGCCACACAG gATGATTTTGTTCTAGAAGTGAAGCATTACCGGGCTCCACACTGGCCAAACCCAGACAGTCCCATCAGTAACGTCTTTGAGCTGATCAACATCATCCAAAAAGAGTCCTGCTCCAAAGATGGACCTATGGTTGTACATGACGA GTGTGGTGGTGTGACTGCTGGAACGTTCTGTGCACTGTTCACTCTACTGCAACAGCTGGAGGCCGAGAGCGCACTCAACGTCTACATGGTGGCCAAGATGATCAACCTCATGAGGCCTGGAGTCTTCACTGACATG GATCAGTATCAGTTCCTCTACAAAGCCATTCTGAGTTTGGTCAGCACCCAAGAAGATGAGCGAGCGCTTCAGTCCTCCGATAACAACGGCACGGTCCCAGGAGGCGTCTCGAGTGCGGCCGAGAGTCTGGAATCCTTGGTGTAA